The proteins below are encoded in one region of Aquisphaera giovannonii:
- a CDS encoding serine/threonine-protein kinase: protein MDRTTHQSPGTDSPTVARADAGTTEVGETVVFAAEGAGPGGAAEGPSLGRYENLGEIARGGMGIVYRVRDGAFDRELALKVVLSRDPGPVMRSRFVEEARVTGRLQHPGIPPVHEIGELDDGRPYYTMKLIDGRTLEDLLAARPDPRHDPAHFLSIFEAICQTLGYAHARGVVHRDMKPSNIMVGAFGEVQVMDWGLAKVLARPGHPPGPSDASAGYTEGAGKGDGDDAAGGRSLAGDVLGTPAYMPPEQALGQVDRVDERSDVFALGAILCEILTGAPPYVDRPGYFAHRQAARADLGAAMSRLAGCGAEDELVDLARRCLAADPSARPRDAEAVAEAVASHQESMQDRLRAAELARVEAVARAEHERKRRRLAVALLSTVAAMIGLGGAGLTYLVHLSHQGAVHQAEVARSAEDLLARAEALGRRAEAAAGDDEAAWADAVASARGARAMLADEPGLEGLRRSAVAAVAEIERRREGCRSLVPGCLAASNRYRADGPVPPQAVDHDDPGPGTPPDYSGVSILRRSIFFDLSGWRRLPPGVDPAAAGRVEPTNYTQVLDLVRKQNVTADNRRLIFPFRTEGYEVDLRCANLPYTVRGPAAREPLGGGTRPVLRRDLVIDISGCQPGKESRVVIQATIWNGFQPDADGRTWAGMLAADDLSEAEIAVKFADGRKPKAPPTLYVFQRGSDRKEAPHITQDFRNPLDRDWWLWRPRDILKDSVYQVAWSWPGPKDGAAAMPRTPDLARSDRAVVRR from the coding sequence CGCCCACGGTGGCCCGCGCGGATGCCGGGACGACCGAGGTCGGCGAGACCGTGGTCTTCGCCGCCGAAGGGGCCGGCCCGGGCGGTGCGGCCGAGGGGCCGTCGCTCGGGCGCTACGAGAACCTCGGCGAGATCGCCCGGGGCGGGATGGGGATCGTCTACCGCGTCCGTGACGGCGCGTTCGACCGCGAGCTGGCCCTCAAGGTGGTGCTCTCCCGCGACCCCGGGCCCGTGATGCGGAGCCGGTTCGTCGAGGAGGCGCGGGTGACCGGGCGGTTGCAGCACCCGGGCATTCCGCCGGTCCACGAGATCGGCGAGCTGGACGACGGCCGGCCGTACTACACGATGAAGCTGATCGACGGCCGGACCCTGGAGGACCTGCTCGCCGCCCGCCCCGACCCGCGGCACGACCCGGCCCACTTCCTCTCGATCTTCGAGGCGATCTGCCAGACGCTCGGCTACGCGCACGCCCGCGGCGTGGTGCACCGGGACATGAAGCCGTCCAACATCATGGTGGGCGCCTTCGGCGAGGTGCAGGTCATGGACTGGGGGCTCGCCAAGGTGCTCGCGCGGCCGGGCCATCCGCCCGGGCCATCGGACGCGTCGGCGGGCTACACCGAGGGCGCGGGCAAGGGGGACGGCGACGATGCGGCCGGCGGACGGTCGCTGGCCGGCGACGTGCTGGGCACCCCGGCCTACATGCCGCCCGAGCAGGCGCTCGGGCAGGTCGATCGCGTCGATGAGAGGTCGGACGTCTTCGCCCTGGGTGCGATCCTCTGCGAGATCCTGACCGGGGCCCCCCCCTACGTCGACCGGCCCGGATATTTCGCCCACCGCCAGGCCGCGCGGGCGGACCTCGGCGCGGCGATGTCGCGGCTGGCGGGCTGCGGCGCCGAGGACGAGCTCGTGGACCTGGCCCGCCGCTGCCTCGCGGCCGACCCCTCCGCGCGGCCTCGGGATGCGGAGGCCGTGGCCGAGGCGGTGGCGTCGCACCAGGAATCGATGCAGGACCGGCTGCGGGCGGCCGAGCTCGCCCGGGTCGAGGCGGTCGCGCGGGCGGAGCACGAGCGGAAGCGCCGGAGGCTGGCCGTCGCGCTGCTGTCCACGGTCGCGGCGATGATCGGCCTGGGCGGGGCCGGGCTGACCTACCTCGTGCACCTCTCGCACCAGGGGGCGGTCCACCAGGCGGAGGTGGCGCGCTCCGCCGAGGACCTCCTCGCCCGCGCGGAGGCCCTGGGCCGGCGGGCGGAGGCCGCCGCCGGGGACGACGAGGCCGCCTGGGCCGACGCCGTGGCCTCGGCCCGCGGGGCCCGCGCGATGCTCGCCGACGAGCCGGGCCTGGAGGGCCTCCGGCGCTCGGCCGTGGCGGCCGTCGCCGAGATCGAGCGTCGCCGCGAGGGCTGCCGGTCGCTCGTGCCGGGGTGCCTCGCCGCGTCGAACCGCTACCGGGCCGACGGCCCGGTGCCGCCCCAGGCCGTCGACCACGATGACCCGGGCCCCGGCACGCCGCCCGACTATTCGGGCGTCTCGATCCTGCGGCGGAGCATCTTCTTCGACCTCTCCGGCTGGAGGCGCCTGCCGCCGGGCGTCGACCCCGCGGCCGCCGGGCGCGTCGAGCCGACGAATTACACCCAGGTGCTGGACCTCGTCCGGAAGCAGAACGTCACCGCGGACAACCGCCGGCTCATCTTCCCCTTCCGCACCGAGGGCTACGAGGTGGACCTCCGCTGCGCCAACCTCCCGTACACGGTCCGCGGCCCGGCCGCCCGCGAGCCGCTCGGCGGGGGGACCCGCCCGGTGCTCCGCCGCGACCTGGTGATCGACATCTCCGGGTGCCAGCCCGGCAAGGAGTCGCGGGTCGTCATCCAGGCGACCATCTGGAACGGCTTCCAGCCCGACGCCGACGGCCGGACCTGGGCCGGCATGCTCGCGGCCGACGACCTCTCCGAGGCCGAGATCGCCGTGAAGTTCGCCGACGGCCGCAAGCCGAAGGCCCCGCCCACGCTCTACGTCTTCCAGCGCGGCTCCGACAGGAAGGAGGCGCCCCACATCACCCAGGACTTCCGCAACCCCCTGGACCGCGACTGGTGGCTCTGGCGCCCGCGCGACATCCTCAAGGACAGCGTCTATCAGGTCGCCTGGAGCTGGCCCGGGCCGAAGGACGGTGCGGCCGCGATGCCGCGGACGCCGGACCTCGCAAGATCCGATCGTGCCGTCGTGCGACGCTGA
- a CDS encoding heme-binding protein: protein MMRTRLVLASLAVAGLVVPASRGDEPAHGSKAGQPAPGSKPAPAPRKADSDAPLPEGWPDATKPGAIEVKAYPAYRSAVARAKDASAGAGNTLFWPLFNHISRREIAMTAPVVSTYRTPGMAESPGSTGEMTMEFLYRKPTQGEPGAGVGAVKVEDHPSATYACLGYQGRSDPERLRDELATLRRWLADHKAEWVEAGPPRQLGYHGPMTPEKERLWEVQIPVKPATAKPSR from the coding sequence ATGATGCGCACTCGCCTCGTGCTCGCCTCGTTGGCCGTCGCCGGCCTGGTAGTCCCCGCCTCGCGCGGCGACGAACCCGCACATGGTTCGAAGGCGGGGCAGCCCGCGCCGGGATCGAAGCCCGCGCCGGCCCCGCGCAAGGCGGACAGCGACGCGCCCCTGCCGGAGGGCTGGCCCGACGCGACGAAGCCCGGGGCGATCGAGGTGAAGGCCTACCCGGCCTACCGATCGGCCGTCGCCCGGGCGAAGGACGCGTCGGCCGGGGCCGGCAACACGCTCTTCTGGCCGCTGTTCAACCACATCAGCCGGCGCGAGATCGCGATGACCGCCCCGGTGGTCAGCACGTACCGGACGCCCGGCATGGCGGAGAGCCCCGGCTCGACCGGCGAGATGACGATGGAGTTCCTCTACCGCAAGCCCACCCAGGGGGAGCCCGGCGCCGGCGTCGGCGCGGTGAAGGTGGAGGACCACCCGTCGGCGACGTACGCCTGCCTCGGCTACCAGGGACGCAGCGACCCCGAGCGCCTCCGCGACGAACTCGCGACGCTCCGCCGCTGGCTGGCCGACCACAAGGCCGAGTGGGTCGAGGCCGGCCCCCCCCGCCAGCTCGGCTACCATGGCCCCATGACCCCCGAGAAGGAGCGGCTCTGGGAGGTCCAGATCCCCGTCAAGCCCGCGACCGCGAAGCCCTCCCGCTGA
- a CDS encoding YdeI/OmpD-associated family protein, with amino-acid sequence MDPIFFATPADFRAWLAEHHAEADFLWVGFHKKGTGRPSLTWPESVDEALCYGWIDGVRKSLGAESYMIRFSPRKASSVWSNVNVQRVQALTELGRMQPAGLAAFRARKEDRSGIYSFEQADVELPEAYQDIFRGDAAAWEFFERQPASYRKVAVWWVISAKKDDTRRRRLDALIAHSARAERLPQFTSRKSSG; translated from the coding sequence ATGGACCCGATCTTCTTCGCAACGCCGGCCGACTTCCGGGCGTGGCTCGCCGAGCACCACGCCGAGGCCGACTTCCTGTGGGTGGGCTTCCACAAGAAGGGCACCGGCCGGCCGAGCCTCACCTGGCCCGAGTCGGTGGACGAGGCCCTCTGCTACGGGTGGATCGACGGCGTCCGCAAGAGCCTCGGCGCCGAGAGCTACATGATCCGCTTCTCGCCCCGGAAGGCGAGCAGCGTGTGGAGCAACGTGAACGTTCAGCGGGTCCAGGCCCTGACCGAACTCGGGCGCATGCAGCCCGCCGGGCTCGCCGCGTTCCGGGCCCGGAAGGAGGACCGGTCGGGCATCTACTCCTTCGAGCAGGCGGACGTGGAGCTGCCCGAGGCGTATCAAGATATCTTCCGCGGCGATGCGGCGGCGTGGGAGTTCTTCGAGCGGCAGCCGGCGTCCTATCGGAAGGTGGCCGTCTGGTGGGTCATCAGCGCCAAGAAGGACGACACCCGCCGGCGGCGGCTGGACGCCCTGATCGCCCACTCGGCCCGGGCGGAGAGGCTCCCCCAGTTCACGTCGAGGAAGTCATCGGGCTGA
- a CDS encoding cytochrome d ubiquinol oxidase subunit II codes for MSWLSSVQAVSPAEVLAIVMLLGLVAYALLGGADYGAGVWDLLARGPRAEAQREVIAHAIGPVWEANHVWLIIVVTLLFSAFPLAFSAIMTTLHVPLSLMLIGVVLRGSAFTFRSYDNTEVGKHRWNRLFSIPSVVTPVLLGIVVGAIATGEPGRAAADALESGRAVPLFATWLRPFPIVVGVFTLNIFAFLAAVYLTLETDDRGLREDFRRRALAAAVALGAVAWVVYLLARAEAPIVFRGLDASPWGTPVRMATGGFAVATIAALWSRHYHVARVSAMVQVALILWGCALAEYPYILPPNLTIAEAASPPIVQKVLLVALSAGSVVLLPSILYMFRVFKGHTFYLARVRASREAEERGG; via the coding sequence ATGAGCTGGCTGTCGAGCGTGCAGGCGGTGAGCCCGGCCGAGGTGCTGGCGATCGTGATGCTGCTGGGCCTGGTGGCCTACGCCCTGCTCGGCGGGGCCGACTACGGCGCCGGGGTCTGGGACCTGCTGGCCCGCGGCCCCCGCGCCGAGGCGCAGCGCGAGGTGATCGCGCACGCCATCGGCCCGGTCTGGGAGGCGAACCACGTCTGGCTGATCATCGTGGTCACGCTCCTGTTCAGCGCGTTCCCGCTGGCGTTCTCCGCGATCATGACGACGCTGCACGTGCCGCTCTCCCTGATGCTGATCGGCGTCGTGCTGCGGGGCTCCGCGTTCACGTTCCGGAGTTACGACAACACGGAGGTGGGAAAGCACCGCTGGAACCGGCTCTTCTCGATCCCGAGCGTGGTCACGCCGGTGCTCCTGGGGATCGTCGTGGGCGCGATCGCCACCGGGGAACCTGGCCGCGCGGCGGCCGACGCCCTCGAGTCCGGCCGGGCCGTCCCGCTGTTCGCGACGTGGCTGCGGCCGTTCCCGATCGTCGTCGGCGTGTTCACGCTGAACATCTTCGCCTTCCTGGCGGCCGTCTACCTGACGCTGGAGACCGACGACCGCGGCCTCCGCGAGGACTTCCGCCGCCGGGCGCTCGCCGCCGCCGTCGCGCTCGGGGCCGTCGCCTGGGTCGTCTACCTGCTCGCCCGCGCCGAGGCGCCGATCGTCTTCCGGGGCCTGGACGCCTCCCCCTGGGGGACGCCGGTGCGGATGGCGACCGGGGGATTCGCCGTCGCGACGATCGCCGCGCTGTGGTCCCGCCACTACCACGTCGCGCGGGTCTCGGCCATGGTCCAGGTCGCGCTCATCCTCTGGGGCTGCGCCCTGGCCGAATACCCCTACATCCTGCCGCCCAACCTCACCATCGCGGAGGCCGCGTCGCCCCCCATCGTGCAGAAGGTGCTGCTCGTCGCGCTGTCCGCCGGCTCGGTCGTGCTCCTGCCGTCGATCCTCTACATGTTCCGCGTCTTCAAGGGCCACACCTTCTACCTGGCCCGCGTCCGGGCCTCCCGGGAGGCGGAGGAGCGGGGCGGCTGA
- a CDS encoding cytochrome ubiquinol oxidase subunit I — translation MSNLLAARWQMAVSLGFHILFAVVGIALPFLMVVAEALWMRTKDPLYRVLAQRWARGAAILFAVGAVSGTVLSFELGLLWPHFMKFAGPIVGVGFALEGFAFFTEAIFLGIYIYGWDRIPAFAHWLAGAIVAASGALSGILVVSVNAWMNTPAGFVIGAGGTSAPAESIHPLATFLAPAMLAETLHMTLAAYAATGLLVAGIHAALLGRDRSNLFHRRAMAISLVVGGAAALLQPASGHYAAHVVATTQKPKLAAMEGQFRTQTWAPLRIGGLPDPEAGETRYALEIPGGLSLLSYNDPRAEVVGLEDFPADVRPPVRVVHLAFQVMVACGMAMAALAAWAGVSAWRARALPDGPWFLRAAIAAAPLGMIAIEAGWTVTEVGRQPWIIQGVMRTADAVTPVAGLWVSLVSYTALYVALGVVVAFLLGLQFRASPLASEIASIEGAAASGAESNREGVRP, via the coding sequence ATGTCCAATCTCCTCGCCGCGCGCTGGCAGATGGCGGTCTCGCTCGGCTTCCACATCCTCTTCGCCGTGGTCGGGATCGCGCTCCCGTTCCTGATGGTCGTGGCCGAGGCCCTCTGGATGCGGACGAAGGATCCGCTCTACCGGGTCCTCGCCCAACGCTGGGCACGCGGGGCGGCGATCCTGTTCGCGGTGGGCGCGGTCTCCGGCACGGTGCTGTCGTTCGAGCTCGGCCTGCTCTGGCCGCACTTCATGAAGTTCGCCGGGCCGATCGTCGGCGTCGGGTTCGCGCTGGAGGGATTCGCGTTCTTCACCGAGGCCATCTTCCTGGGCATTTACATCTACGGATGGGACCGCATACCGGCCTTCGCCCACTGGCTGGCCGGGGCGATCGTGGCGGCCAGCGGGGCGCTGTCGGGCATCCTGGTCGTGTCGGTCAACGCCTGGATGAACACGCCGGCGGGATTCGTCATCGGTGCCGGCGGCACGTCGGCGCCGGCCGAGTCGATCCACCCGCTGGCGACGTTCCTCGCGCCGGCGATGCTCGCCGAGACGCTGCACATGACGCTCGCCGCCTACGCGGCGACGGGGCTGCTCGTCGCGGGGATTCACGCCGCGCTCCTGGGCCGGGACCGGTCGAACCTCTTCCACCGCAGGGCGATGGCGATCTCGCTCGTCGTGGGGGGGGCCGCCGCGCTGCTCCAGCCGGCGTCCGGCCACTACGCGGCCCACGTCGTCGCGACGACGCAGAAGCCGAAGCTCGCGGCGATGGAGGGCCAGTTCCGCACCCAGACCTGGGCTCCGCTCCGGATCGGCGGGCTGCCCGACCCGGAGGCCGGCGAGACGCGGTACGCCCTGGAGATCCCCGGGGGCCTGAGCCTGCTCTCCTACAACGACCCGCGGGCCGAGGTCGTCGGGCTCGAGGACTTCCCGGCCGACGTCCGCCCGCCGGTCCGCGTCGTCCACCTCGCGTTCCAGGTCATGGTCGCCTGCGGGATGGCGATGGCCGCGCTCGCCGCCTGGGCCGGGGTCTCGGCCTGGCGGGCCCGGGCCCTCCCGGACGGCCCGTGGTTCCTGCGCGCCGCGATCGCGGCCGCGCCGCTCGGGATGATCGCCATCGAGGCCGGCTGGACGGTCACGGAGGTCGGCCGCCAGCCCTGGATCATCCAGGGGGTGATGCGCACCGCCGACGCGGTGACGCCCGTGGCGGGGCTCTGGGTGTCCCTCGTCTCCTACACGGCGCTGTACGTCGCGCTCGGCGTCGTGGTGGCGTTCCTGCTCGGCCTGCAATTCCGGGCGAGCCCGCTCGCGTCGGAGATCGCCTCGATCGAGGGGGCGGCGGCCTCGGGGGCGGAGTCGAACCGAGAGGGGGTGCGCCCATGA
- a CDS encoding extracellular catalytic domain type 1 short-chain-length polyhydroxyalkanoate depolymerase: MIAASAVVCLGLSLASAAPLKAGDHFLELTAGGRPRSYLVHVPPGYDASRPTPLVLVFHSAMMNAPMMARYCGLNRKADEAGFLVAYGNGTGTTPLLLYWDAGGVRGQASDDVGYTAALLDDLATRANVDPRRVYAAGMSNGAMMCYRLAAELSGRIAAIATVSGTMAIDECRPKRPVPVIHFHGTRDSIVPTAGADAKLIGPTRFLSLEDTVAAWLRANGCPPVPAESSLLPDAVPADGTRVRRRAFGPGRDGSEVVLYLIENGGHTWPGADVRNKFLGLTTRDISANDLIWEFFQKHPMK, encoded by the coding sequence ATGATCGCCGCCTCCGCCGTCGTCTGCCTCGGCCTCTCCCTCGCATCGGCCGCGCCGCTCAAGGCCGGCGACCATTTCCTGGAGCTGACGGCGGGCGGACGCCCGCGGTCGTACCTCGTGCACGTGCCCCCGGGCTACGACGCGAGCCGGCCGACGCCGCTGGTGCTCGTCTTCCATTCGGCGATGATGAACGCGCCGATGATGGCCCGTTATTGCGGGCTCAATCGCAAGGCGGACGAGGCGGGGTTCCTCGTCGCCTACGGGAACGGCACCGGCACGACGCCGCTTTTGCTCTACTGGGATGCCGGCGGCGTGCGCGGGCAGGCGTCCGACGACGTCGGCTACACGGCGGCCCTGCTGGACGACCTGGCGACGCGAGCCAACGTGGACCCGAGGCGGGTCTACGCCGCGGGGATGTCCAACGGCGCGATGATGTGCTACCGGCTCGCCGCGGAGCTCTCCGGCCGGATCGCCGCGATCGCCACGGTGTCGGGCACGATGGCCATCGACGAATGCCGCCCGAAGCGTCCCGTCCCGGTGATCCACTTCCACGGCACGAGGGACAGCATCGTGCCGACGGCCGGCGCCGACGCGAAGCTGATCGGCCCCACGAGGTTCCTCTCCCTGGAGGACACGGTGGCCGCCTGGCTCCGCGCCAACGGCTGCCCGCCCGTCCCGGCCGAATCGAGCCTCCTCCCCGACGCAGTCCCCGCCGACGGCACGCGCGTCCGCCGCAGGGCCTTCGGCCCCGGCAGGGACGGCTCCGAGGTGGTCCTCTACCTGATCGAGAACGGCGGCCACACCTGGCCCGGCGCCGACGTCCGCAACAAGTTCCTGGGCCTCACGACAAGGGACATCTCGGCCAACGACCTGATCTGGGAGTTCTTCCAGAAGCACCCGATGAAGTGA